The proteins below are encoded in one region of Oncorhynchus tshawytscha isolate Ot180627B linkage group LG04, Otsh_v2.0, whole genome shotgun sequence:
- the LOC112248420 gene encoding immediate early response gene 5-like protein produces the protein KCTFIIMACAVDAQNLISISLRKMHNSRTQRGGIKLHKNLLVTYVLKNARDFYMSMEFAEMYSCLQQNGEMRTVCDEKQDSFEMTGNCEDLAGEFCCNYTGDVLDTYHCAAPQSASHPAMVPDAQIQTAPACFMAPVYQCDPNLKSSGVCWDCYAEPYTANQDIPVSNTHNQKTVLDLDTHVVTTVENGYLPPDYCVSFKQHGQGPQSSHKKRKMDSSDASDSDYLSDFVPMSCKRIRSDDVSCCNSEQLDTPNISNLMSVLGSGFTELLNWQTDVEQVVNGQTNCCKQALAGSGAWTRAIEAF, from the coding sequence AAGTGTACATTTATTATCATGGCGTGTGCAGTTGACGCACagaatttgatctctatttctttGCGGAAAATGCATAACTCCAGAACGCAGAGAGGAGGTATCAAGCTCCACAAGAACTTGCTGGTCACATATGTCCTGAAAAACGCTAGAGATTTTTACATGAGCATGGAGTTTGCAGAAATGTATAGCTGCCTACAGCAGAACGGAGAGATGAGGACTGTCTGTGATGAAAAGCAGGACTCTTTTGAAATGACCGGGAACTGTGAGGATCTAGCTGGTGAGTTTTGCTGCAACTACACAGGGGATGTGTTGGACACTTACCACTGCGCAGCGCCACAATCGGCTAGCCACCCAGCAATGGTGCCCGATGCGCAGATCCAAACGGCACCTGCCTGTTTCATGGCTCCTGTCTATCAATGTGACCCTAACCTAAAGTCCTCGGGGGTCTGCTGGGACTGTTATGCGGAACCTTACACAGCCAACCAGGACATTcctgtctcaaacacacacaaccaaaagACTGTATTGGACTTGGACACACATGTGGTGACTACTGTCGAGAATGGATATCTCCCCCCAGACTACTGCGTGTCATTTAAACAACATGGTCAGGGCCCGCAAAGTTCTCATAAGAAACGAAAAATGGATTCAAGTGATGCTTCTGATTCCGATTATCTGTCAGACTTTGTGCCCATGTCATGCAAACGCATTAGGTCTGATGACGTTTCTTGTTGTAATTCTGAACAACTGGACACACCGAACATCTCCAACCTCATGTCAGTGTTAGGCTCGGGGTTTACTGAGCTGTTGAACTGGCAAACGGACGTGGAACAGGTAGTAAACGGACAAACAAACTGTTGTAAACAAGCACTGGCGGGCAGCGGTGCATGGACTAGAGCAATTGAGGCTTTTTGA
- the LOC112248419 gene encoding carnitine O-acetyltransferase, producing MLGLVRAVLRSGLVKPYHLVKPVSVTILPERSSHHQDNLPKLPVPPLRQTFERYLLMLEPLLSEEELDHTRKLVKEFLIPGGVGDRLQRSLERRASNKGNWLTEWWMQSAYLDSRMPVAVYSSPGVALPRMTFQDRQGQMRFAAKLIAGVLDFKKMIDSETLPIEYLGGKPLCMDQYYQILSSCRIPGPKRDTVVNHAVGKVAPTHITVVHNFQFFVLDVYNSDGSPLTVDQIYMQLEKVWNSSLQSNKEPIGILTSQHRNTWGKAYNNLIKDKTNKESVRAIQKSIFTVCLDAPMPQMSEQRYQSRVAAQMLHGGGSRWNSGNRWFDKTLQFIVGEDGTCGLVYEHAPAEGPPIVFLVDHVVEYMRRMEVVRTPMTPLPMPPKLRFNITPEVKKDIESAKQNMNIMSHDLDVNVVFFSDYGRNVPRAHKLSPDAFIQMALQLAYFRMYKMCCSTYESASLRMFALGRTDTIRSCSNESLNFVQAMEDPAKPNAEKVFLLDKACQAHREYTHMAIHGQAIDRHLLGLKLQAIEELTSMPEIFMDTAYAVAEHFHLSTSQAGAKTDCVMCFGPMVPDGYGVCYNPMTDHINIAITAFNSCEETHAANFGRGVKKALRDMRSLLEETANAKQ from the exons ATGCTGGGTCTTGTGAGAGCAGTG ctAAGGTCAGGCTTGGTGAAGCCATATCACCTGGTCAAGCCAGTGTCAGTGACTATCCTCCCAGAGAGGTCTTCGCACCACCAGGATAATTTGCCTAAGCTGCCAGTGCCTCCACTGAGGCAGACATTTGAGCGCTACCTGTTGATGCTGGAGCCCCTGCTCAGTGAGGAGGAGCTGGATCACACACGCAAGCTGGTCAAGGAGTTCCTCATTCCTGGTGGGGTGGGAGACAGGTTGCAGAGAAGCCTGGAGCGCAGAGCCAGCAACAAAGGAAACTGG CTCACAGAGTGGTGGATGCAGTCAGCCTATCTGGATTCCCGGATGCCTGTGGCAGTCTATTCCAGCCCAGGGGTGGCCCTGCCCCGCATGACCTTCCAAGATCGTCAAGGACAAATGAG GTTTGCTGCAAAATTGATTGCAGGGGTTTTGGACTTCAAAAAAATGATTGACAG TGAGACGTTGCCTATTGAGTATTTGGGTGGGAAGCCTCTGTGTATGGACCAGTACTACCAGATCCTGTCCTCCTGTCGTATCCCTGGACCAAAGAGAGACACTGTGGTCAACCACGCTGTCGGGAAAGTGGCCCCTACTCACATCACTGTGGTCCATAACTTCCAG TTCTTTGTCCTGGATGTGTATAACAGCGATGGCTCCCCACTGACGGTGGACCAGATCTACATGCAACTGGAGAAGGTCTGGAACTCGTCCCTGCAGAGCAACAAGGAGCCTATCGGCATCCTGACCTCCCAGCACCGCAACACCTGGGGCAAAGCCTACAACAACCTCATCAAAG acaagacaaataaGGAGTCTGTCCGTGCTATCCAGAAGAGCATATTCACGGTGTGTCTAGACGCCcccatgccacagatgtctgagcAGCGGTACCAGAGTCGGGTCGCTGCCCAGATGCTGCATGGTGGAGGGAGTCGCTGGAACAGTGGCAACCGCTGGTTTGATAAGACGTTACAG TTTATTGTGGGTGAAGATGGTACATGTGGTCTGGTGTATGAGCATGCCCCAGCTGAAGGCCCACCCATTGTGTTCTTGGTGGACCATGTGGTTGAGTACAT gaggaggatggaggtagtaCGCACTCCCATGACCCCTCTGCCCATGCCTCCCAAACTGCGTTTCAACATCACACCTGAGGTGAAGAAGGATATTGAGTCGGCCAAGCAGAATATGAACAT AATGTCACATGACTTGGATGTGAACGTGGTCTTCTTTTCTGACTATGGGAGAAATGTTCCAAGGGCGCACAAGTTGAGTCCAGATGCCTTTATACAAATGGCTCTACAGCTTGCCTACTTCAG AATGTATAAGATGTGCTGTTCTACCTATGAGAGTGCGTCCTTGCGTATGTTTGCACTTGGTCGAACAGACACCATTCGCTCCTGCTCCAACGAGTCGCTCAACTTTGTCCAGGCGATGGAGGACCCAGCTAAACCG AATGCAGAGAAGGTTTTTCTATTGGACAAAGCATGCCAAGCCCACAGAGAATATACTCATATG GCAATTCATGGCCAGGCCATAGACAGACATCTCCTTGGCCTAAAGTTGCAGGCGATTGAAGAACTGACTTCCATGCCAGAGATATTCATGGATACAGCCTATGCTGTGGCTGAACATTTCCATCTCTCCACCAGCCAG GCTGGTGCTAAGACGGACTGTGTGATGTGCTTCGGTCCGATGGTGCCGGATGGCTATGGAGTGTGTTACAACCCCATGACTGACCACATCAACATTGCCATTACAGCCTTCAACAGCTGTGAAGAGACACATGCTGCCAACTTTGGCCGGGGTGTGAAGAAGGCTCTGAGAGACATGAGGTCTCTGCTGGAGGAAACGGCTAATGCTAAGCAGTGA